From the genome of Lotus japonicus ecotype B-129 chromosome 6, LjGifu_v1.2, one region includes:
- the LOC130722448 gene encoding protein TUNICAMYCIN INDUCED 1, translating to MESKSLLTFIITFLFLLLHSNAKPPLPNAFSDLKESIVKGLGFTAEDDFKISGFDPRDAKVGHSVEYQFDIEVDDKVIPFKLLEDVNRWEYVDLPIFRVEDQNGLVPKKRVGENGLPVLAPFQLAGPMELWIQDAKDMRISLPHDVDAGVLKKVILAEGAVVTVKGARSVSLRHPLEFPLPLNQTQNGFAAGLLTLAEHLRRASRTQGAPLLSLRIVGPTSLAAPSSTSTSSNSRLKLKLLAPGLVELSSLSKAPIEALSIVDLQDEAPTLLTPTQFTALWPIASLNGSNANLVGFEKLLSSVLGPKANKKGSFRLLKADVSAQTFVKIGFQAEKKLKEGDGISLEGIPEWRTKPETLKLHFEVLAKVDGDKVIPERVMQVNPVIVEDTVAPYMLTGNMTMSKIPVVHPPPNPFLL from the exons ATGGAATCGAAATCGCTTCTCACCTTCATCATCAcgttcctcttcctcctcctccattcCAACGCAAAACCTCCCCTCCCAAACGCGTTCTCTGATTTGAAGGAATCGATTGTGAAAGGGCTAGGGTTTACAGCGGAAGACGATTTTAAGATTTCAGGGTTTGATCCTAGGGATGCTAAAGTGGGCCATTCCGTGGAGTATCAATTTGACATTGAGGTTGATGACAAGGTGATTCCGTTCAAGCTTCTTGAGGATGTTAATCGCTGGGAATATGTTGATCTTCCCATTTTCCGGGTCGAGGATCAAAACGGGTTGGTTCCGAAGAAGCGGGTTGGGGAAAACGGGTTGCCCGTTTTGGCTCCGTTTCAGCTTGCTGGTCCCATGGAGCTTTGGATTCAGGATGCTAAGGACATGAGAATCTCTCTCCCT CATGATGTGGATGCTGGTGTGTTGAAGAAAGTGATTTTGGCTGAGGGGGCTGTGGTTACTGTCAAAGGTGCGAGATCAGTGAGTCTTCGTCATCCCCTTGAATTTCCCCTGCCGTTGAACCAGACACAGAATGGGTTTGCTGCTGGTCTTCTCACTTTAGCTGAGCATCTTCGCCGTGCTTCTCGTACACAGGGTGCTCCCCTCCTCTCGCTCCGGATTGTTGGTCCTACGTCACTTGCAGCTCCTTCATCGACGTCAACCTCTTCGAATAGCAGGTTGAAGCTCAAGCTACTTGCACCTGGTCTTGTGGAGTTGTCGTCCCTGTCTAAGGCCCCAATTGAGGCTCTATCTATTGTTGATCTCCAGGATGAAGCCCCGACGCTACTTACTCCAACTCAGTTTACTGCATTGTGGCCTATTGCCTCCCTTAATGGGTCAAATGCCAACTTGGTGGGTTTTGAGAAACTTCTATCTTCTGTTCTAGGTCCTAAGGCTAACAAGAAGGGTTCCTTTAGGTTGTTGAAAGCGGATGTTTCTGCTCAGACATTTGTGAAGATAGGCTTTCAGGCtgagaagaagctgaaggaaGGAGATGGGATTAGTTTGGAGGGTATCCCTGAGTGGAGAACCAAGCCTGAGACGTTGAAGTTGCATTTTGAGGTGTTGGCTAAGGTTGATGGTGATAAAGTCATACCGGAGAGAGTCATGCAAGTAAACCCTGTTATTGTGGAGGATACTGTGGCACCATATATGCTGACCGGGAATATGACCATGTCAAAGATACCAGTAGTTCACCCTCCTCCCAACCCTTTCCTCTTGTAA
- the LOC130725799 gene encoding uncharacterized protein LOC130725799, which produces MERWVRWILLRPGFISLKTYGSSLWDWGVVRSTEGNWIFGFTWHACVCDSLRTKLLAILRGLSLCWEHGHRRVEFFIDSLLALGLITAYHPLLHQYACIIGSIKSLLRRSWVVHCRHKLREGNVVADHLAKLGSTHASVVSVWSAPLDGLCPFCKLMYLVWLF; this is translated from the coding sequence ATGGAGCGTTGGGTTCGATGGATTTTGCTTCGTCCAGGCTTTATTTCCCTCAAAACTTATGGCAGTTCCCTTTGGGATTGGGGGGTTGTTCGTTCTACTGAGGGTAATTGGATTTTTGGTTTTACTTGGCATGCATGTGTTTGTGACAGTCTTCGGACGAAGCTTTTGGCCATTCTTCGGGGCTTGAGTTTGTGTTGGGAGCATGGTCATAGGCGTGTGGAGTTTTTCATTGACTCGCTGCTTGCTTTAGGACTTATCACTGCATATCATCCTCTGCTTCATCAGTACGCTTGCATAATAGGTAGCATCAAGAGCCTTCTTCGTCGAAGTTGGGTTGTTCACTGCCGACACAAGCTTCGTGAAggaaatgttgttgctgatcATTTGGCCAAGCTTGGTTCAACTCATGCGAGTGTTGTCAGCGTTTGGAGTGCTCCTTTGGATGGGTTATGCCCCTTTTGCAAGCTGATGTACTTGGTGTGGCTCTTCTAA
- the LOC130726855 gene encoding transcription factor bHLH25-like, giving the protein MHMEISSLPEQGLIEDPNFLHQWRFGSIDPPSLTASAAFGEALQKHSFTNNSPNFNHKTSTDTQYASCQNLISFADSSHHMNQLGLVRPKEEMESPKIDNTALANMLISQGAFMNQNYAFKACQEDKKIGACHKLSQPHHEHVIAERKRREKLSQRFIALSALVPGLKKMDKASVLGEAIKYLKQMQEKVSALEEEQKRKKTVESVVILKKSLCNDAEDTSSDNGGEFDDTLPEIEARFCERNVLIRLHCLKNKGIIEKTISEIEKFHLKVINSSALTFGSFALDITIIAQMDMGFCMTGKDLVRNLRSALSSLM; this is encoded by the exons ATGCATATGGAGATTTCATCTTTACCTGAACAG GGGTTGATAGAGGATCCTAACTTCCTCCACCAGTGGCGCTTTGGCTCTATTGATCCCCCAAGCTTAACAGCTTCCGCTGCTTTTGGAGAGGCTTTGCAAAAACATTCATTCACTAATAATAGCCCAAACTTCAACCACAAAACTTCTACTGATACACAATATGCTTCCTGCCAAAATCTGATTTCATTTGCTGATTCAAGTCATCACATGAATCAATTGGGACTAGTGAGGCCTAAAGAGGAGATGGAGAGTCCTAAAATTGATAACACTGCTCTCGCAAACATGTTGATCTCTCAAGGAGCCTTCATGAATCAAAACTATGCCTTCAAAGCTTGCCAGGAGGATAAAAAGATTGGGGCATGTCATAAACTTTCTCAACCTCATCATGAGCATGTAATTGCTGAAAGGAAGCGGCGAGAGAAGCTCAGCCAGAGGTTCATTGCTCTGTCAGCTCTTGTTCCGGGCCTGAAAAAG ATGGACAAAGCTTCTGTTCTTGGAGAAGCTATCAAGTACTTGAAGCAAATGCAAGAAAAGGTGAGTGCTCTAGAGGAGGAGCAGAAGCGGAAGAAAACTGTGGAATCTGTGGTGATTCTGAAGAAATCTCTATGTAATGATGCTGAAGACACTTCTTCAGACAATGGTGGTGAATTTGATGACACACTGCCTGAAATTGAAGCACGATTCTGTGAAAGAAATGTCCTCATAAGGCTGCACTGTCTGAAGAATAaaggaattatagagaaaaCAATCAGTGAGATTGAGAAGTTCCATTTAAAAGTTATCAATAGCAGTGCCTTGACATTTGGGAGCTTTGCCCTTGATATTACCATTATTGCTCAG ATGGATATGGGATTTTGCATGACAGGAAAGGATCTTGTGAGAAACCTACGTTCAGCTCTATCATCTCTCATGTGA
- the LOC130726305 gene encoding soluble inorganic pyrophosphatase 6, chloroplastic-like, with amino-acid sequence MAATTRAIAITSNSTCSLLTKKKPFVGSQSTLCLNVSSSRTTRSFTCRAIYNPQVLLKEEGQPQSLDYRAFFVDQSGNKVSPWHDIPLQLGGGVFNFVVEIPKESSAKMEVATDEPFTPIKQDIKKGKLRFYPYNIHWNYGLLPQTWEDPSLANSEVEGAFGDNDPVDVVEIGESQRKIGDVLKIKPLGALAMIDEGELDWKIVAISLDDPKASLVNDVDDVEKHFPGTLTAIRDWFRDYKIPDGKPANKFGLRNQAANKDYALKVITETNESWSRLIKRSIHAGELSLV; translated from the exons ATGGCAGCCACCACCAGAGCAATAGCCATAACCAGCAACTCCACATGCTCTCTACTTACCAAGAAGAAGCCCTTTGTTGGCTCCCAATCTACCCTTTGCCTCAATGTTTCTAGTTCCAGGACTACCAGGTCTTTTACCTGCAGAGCCATTTACAATCCTCAGGTTTTGCTCAAGGAAGAAGGCCAACCCCAATCCCTCGATTACAGAGCTTTCTTCGTCGATCAATCTGGCAACAAG GTTTCTCCCTGGCATGATATTCCATTGCAGTTAGGTGGGGGTGTCTTCAACTTCGTTGTTGAAATACCAAAAGAATCCAGTGCAAAGATGGAGGTTGCCACTGATGAGCCTTTCACTCCCATAAAACAGGACATTAAAAAGGGAAAGCTTCGATTTTACCC TTATAATATACATTGGAACTATGGCTTACTTCCACAGACATGGGAAGATCCATCTCTTGCAAACTCTGAAGTTGAAGGAGCATTTGGAGATAATGATCCAG TTGATGTGGTTGAGATTGGTGAAAGCCAGAGGAAAATAGGCGATGTTCTCAAGATCAAACCGCTGGGTGCATTAGCCATGATTGATGAAGGAGAACTTGATTGGAAAATAGTTGCAATTTCATTAGATGATCCAAAGGCTTCACTTGTGAATGATGTTGATGATGTTGAGAAGCATTTTCCA GGAACCCTCACAGCAATTAGGGACTGGTTCAGAGACTACAAGATACCTGATGGGAAACCCGCTAATAAATTTGGGCTCAGAAACCAGGCAGCAAATAAG GATTATGCGCTTAAGGTCATTACAGAGACCAATGAGTCCTGGAGTAGACTTATCAAGAGATCAATTCATGCTGGAGAGTTGTCACTTGTGTAA